In the genome of Nymphaea colorata isolate Beijing-Zhang1983 chromosome 9, ASM883128v2, whole genome shotgun sequence, one region contains:
- the LOC116260394 gene encoding MFP1 attachment factor 1-like, with protein MAEEKQPVAEEKPSLMASSLPSFNIWPPNQKTRDAVIRRLVETLSSPSVLSKRYGVMDAEEAASTARVIEEKAFLAASDMPPAEASDTTADDPVARGIETLQVYSKEISRLVLDAVKSRASSSEKPQSSPLADDVAAPSEDPSQPSPVLSESSEN; from the coding sequence atGGCGGAGGAGAAGCAGCCAGTGGCGGAGGAGAAACCGTCGTTAATGGCGTCATCGTTACCTTCGTTCAACATATGGCCGCCGAACCAGAAGACGAGGGACGCGGTGATCCGGCGACTCGTCGAGACCCTCTCCTCCCCCTCCGTCCTCTCCAAGCGCTACGGCGTCATGGACGCCGAGGAGGCCGCTTCCACCGCTAGGGTCATCGAGGAGAAGGCCTTCCTCGCCGCTTCTGACATGCCTCCGGCTGAGGCCTCCGACACTACCGCCGACGACCCCGTCGCCCGGGGAATCGAAACTCTCCAAGTCTACTCTAAGGAGATCAGCCGGCTCGTGCTCGACGCCGTCAAGTCCAGAGCCTCCTCCAGCGAAAAGCCGCAATCTTCACCTCTGGCGGATGACGTCGCCGCTCCTAGTGAGGATCCTTCTCAACCTTCTCCGGTTTTATCTGAATCTTCTGAAAATTGA
- the LOC116260392 gene encoding cysteine proteinase RD21A-like produces the protein MASKALILMLVCVVSALACAAAMDMSIVSYNERHPSGRSDQDIMRIYESWMARHGKAYNDLVEKDKRFNAFKDNLLFIDEHNSGNHSYKLGLNRFADLTNEEYRKMYLGTRMSMSRRNARPASKRYAVKEGEELPDEVDWREKGAVTAVKDQGSCGSCWAFSTIAAVEGVNQIVTNDLVSLSEQELVDCDTSYNQGCNGGLMDYAFQFIINNGGIDTEDDYPYKARDGSCDQYRRNAHVVTIDDYEDVPENDERALRKAVANQPVSVAIEAGGRAFQLYESGVFTGTCGTELDHGVTAVGYGTDNGVDYWIVKNSWGDSWGEQGYIRMQRNVPGTLTGKCGIAMEASYPIKKGQNPPNPGPSPPTPVKPPTVCDNYYSCPESNTCCCIYEYGRYCFAWGCCPLESATCCEDHYSCCPSDYPVCNVDAGTCLASKDSPFGVKAMKRSPAKPFWTFDARRSSVSA, from the exons ATGGCGTCCAAGGCGTTGATTCTCATGTTGGTATGTGTCGTATCGGCCCTGGCCTGCGCCGCGGCCATGGACATGTCGATCGTGAGCTACAACGAGCGGCACCCGAGTGGCCGGAGCGACCAGGATATTATGAGAATCTATGAGTCGTGGATGGCTAGGCACGGCAAGGCCTACAACGATTTGGTGGAGAAGGATAAGAGGTTCAACGCTTTCAAGGACAACCTGCTCTTTATCGATGAACATAACTCCGGGAATCACTCCTACAAGTTGGGGCTCAATAGGTTCGCGGATCTAACTAACGAGGAGTACAGGAAGATGTATCTGGGTACCAGGATGAGCATGAGCAGACGGAACGCGAGGCCCGCGAGCAAGCGTTACGCCGTCAAGGAAGGAGAAGAGCTCCCTGATGAAGTTGATTGGAGGGAGAAGGGTGCAGTCACGGCTGTGAAGGATCAGGGCAGCTGCG GGAGTTGTTGGGCGTTTTCTACGATTGCTGCGGTGGAAGGTGTAAATCAGATTGTCACCAATGATCTTGTTTCTCTGTCGGAGCAAGAGTTGGTGGACTGCGATACCTCCTACAACCAAGGTTGCAACGGAGGCCTTATGGATTACGCCTTCCAGTTTATCATAAACAATGGTGGTATTGATACTGAAGATGATTATCCCTACAAGGCCCGTGACGGATCCTGTGATCAATACAGG AGAAATGCCCATGTCGTTACCATTGATGACTACGAAGATGTGCCTGAGAATGACGAGAGGGCCCTGAGAAAAGCAGTTGCTAACCAGCCTGTTAGTGTTGCGATTGAAGCAGGGGGCAGGGCTTTCCAACTCTATGAATCT GGCGTCTTTACTGGGACTTGTGGAACAGAGCTGGATCATGGAGTTACCGCAGTTGGATATGGAACGGATAATGGCGTGGACTATTGGATTGTGAAGAACTCGTGGGGTGACAGTTGGGGTGAGCAAGGGTACATCAGAATGCAGAGGAATGTTCCCGGAACTCTAACTGGAAAGTGTGGTATCGCCATGGAGGCTTCTTACCCCATCAAAAAGGGACAGAATCCACCTAATCCTGGTCCTTCACCTCCAACCCCCGTGAAGCCTCCAACTGTTTGTGACAATTACTATTCATGTCCCGAGAGCAACACTTGCTGCTGCATATACGAGTATGGCAGGTACTGCTTCGCTTGGGGTTGCTGTCCTCTTGAATCAGCCACTTGCTGTGAGGACCATTACAGCTGCTGCCCATCAGACTATCCTGTCTGCAATGTGGATGCTGGCACCTGCCTCGCG AGCAAGGACAGCCCGTTTGGGGTGAAGGCAATGAAGCGTTCTCCAGCCAAACCGTTCTGGACTTTTGATGCTCGCCGCAGCAGCGTCAGTGCTTAG